A stretch of Bacillus spongiae DNA encodes these proteins:
- a CDS encoding sensor histidine kinase has translation MKTENLFIWIIKQYMLLAFLGTLVFFILLQLSLIIVDDPMMTLYESLWLTATLFIVLLVVNLYIGFRFGTLLKNRFQDFLSFVSILRSGKFSERMDLRERDQFNVLTMELNELAQYIQVQVKSLQRLANEKSELVDKAHQAAVIEERQRLARDLHDSVSQQLFALNMLSSTAIRAMGKKSDQAEGLIKQIAEIASKAQGEMRALLLHLRPVELKGETLTQGIQKLVNELKERTPIMFKEKLTGLEELSKAQEAHIFRIVQESVSNILRHADASEVSILSEKKENNLFLFISDNGKGFSINENKMTSYGLQSMKERCEELGGFFQIRSKKGEGTYIKIKIPFDQEGMQ, from the coding sequence ATGAAAACAGAAAACTTATTTATATGGATTATAAAGCAATATATGCTTCTCGCCTTTTTAGGAACGTTAGTTTTTTTCATTCTTCTTCAGCTCTCTTTAATTATTGTAGATGACCCAATGATGACACTGTATGAATCATTATGGTTAACCGCTACATTATTTATCGTGTTACTAGTTGTGAATCTCTATATAGGGTTTCGATTCGGAACGCTTTTGAAAAATCGATTTCAAGACTTTTTAAGCTTTGTCTCCATTTTACGAAGCGGAAAGTTTTCAGAGCGAATGGATTTAAGAGAACGAGACCAATTTAATGTATTAACGATGGAACTCAATGAACTTGCTCAGTACATTCAAGTCCAAGTGAAATCACTTCAAAGGTTGGCGAATGAAAAGTCCGAACTAGTTGACAAGGCTCATCAAGCAGCGGTAATAGAGGAGAGGCAACGGTTGGCTAGAGATTTACATGATTCAGTAAGTCAGCAACTCTTTGCTTTAAACATGCTTTCTTCGACAGCTATAAGAGCAATGGGGAAGAAAAGTGACCAAGCAGAAGGGCTGATTAAGCAAATTGCAGAAATTGCTTCCAAAGCTCAAGGTGAAATGAGAGCTCTTCTTCTTCATTTACGTCCTGTTGAATTAAAAGGCGAGACACTTACGCAAGGGATACAAAAGTTAGTGAATGAATTAAAGGAACGAACTCCTATTATGTTTAAAGAAAAGTTAACAGGGCTGGAAGAGTTGTCTAAAGCTCAAGAAGCACATATATTTCGCATTGTCCAAGAATCTGTATCAAATATTTTACGTCATGCAGATGCATCTGAAGTAAGTATTTTATCTGAAAAAAAAGAGAATAACCTCTTCTTGTTTATAAGTGATAATGGTAAAGGATTCTCAATTAATGAAAATAAAATGACATCATACGGTCTTCAATCGATGAAAGAACGTTGTGAAGAACTAGGTGGTTTTTTTCAAATTCGCTCTAAAAAAGGAGAAGGTACCTATATTAAAATAAAAATTCCATTTGATCAGGAGGGAATGCAATGA
- a CDS encoding EcsC family protein encodes MHSHFDEKAKLETISWKKRMVKRPGMLSRYSKKVQTSIHKAIPERAQSFVTESIKKMVEVTLFSSEFMTKPIEGNVQSLEEKERQILTALKKYQKTATLEGAGTGAGGVLLGLADFPLLLAIKMKFLFHVSAIHGFSYKSFEERLFLLFVFQLAFSNGERRLNTLQIIENWDDRKEEIVSMDWKVFQQEYRDHIDLVKMFQMLPGFGAVVGAYANYKLLDELGEAAIHSFRLRYFQAE; translated from the coding sequence ATGCATTCACATTTTGATGAAAAGGCAAAATTAGAAACCATTTCGTGGAAAAAAAGAATGGTTAAAAGACCTGGGATGTTGAGTCGATATTCAAAAAAAGTACAAACTTCTATTCATAAAGCCATTCCAGAAAGGGCACAAAGCTTCGTAACGGAGAGCATAAAAAAAATGGTGGAGGTAACGCTTTTTAGTTCAGAATTTATGACTAAGCCCATCGAGGGGAACGTACAGTCATTAGAGGAAAAGGAAAGGCAAATTCTCACTGCTTTAAAAAAATATCAAAAAACGGCTACACTGGAAGGCGCAGGGACTGGAGCTGGAGGGGTGTTATTAGGATTGGCCGACTTCCCCCTCCTCCTTGCCATTAAAATGAAATTCCTATTTCATGTAAGTGCGATTCATGGCTTTTCATATAAAAGCTTTGAAGAACGATTGTTTTTATTGTTTGTATTTCAATTAGCATTTTCAAATGGAGAAAGGCGTTTAAATACGTTACAAATAATTGAAAATTGGGACGATAGAAAAGAAGAGATAGTCTCTATGGATTGGAAGGTTTTTCAGCAAGAGTATCGCGATCACATAGACTTAGTGAAAATGTTTCAAATGCTTCCTGGTTTTGGAGCTGTGGTAGGAGCATATGCAAACTATAAATTATTAGATGAATTAGGGGAAGCAGCTATTCATTCTTTTCGTCTAAGGTATTTTCAAGCAGAGTAA
- a CDS encoding antibiotic biosynthesis monooxygenase, whose product MKVYITVGTHEYLKSVSQKYSKETMVLIQNTETSLLFHETHGDTVFKEPRQYKVVESSGFLEEQGFFVFNHIPVTDEGRPVFEYRFKNRVRLIDQFPGFIALRVLRPLLSDTYIVMTVWQNEDAFNRWQNSKQFKKAQDHSTKYKSINKKKHIFPRPSYVTKYYAEKGGNE is encoded by the coding sequence TTGAAGGTATATATAACTGTAGGTACACATGAATATTTAAAAAGCGTATCACAAAAATATAGCAAAGAGACGATGGTATTAATACAAAATACAGAAACCTCCCTCTTATTTCATGAAACACACGGAGACACTGTATTTAAGGAGCCTAGGCAATATAAAGTGGTTGAATCTTCCGGTTTCCTAGAAGAACAAGGCTTTTTCGTATTTAATCATATACCTGTCACGGATGAGGGTAGACCTGTTTTTGAATATCGCTTTAAAAATCGAGTTCGCCTCATTGATCAGTTTCCTGGCTTTATAGCCTTACGTGTTTTACGCCCTCTTCTCAGCGACACCTATATCGTTATGACTGTTTGGCAAAATGAAGATGCCTTCAACAGGTGGCAAAATTCTAAACAATTTAAAAAAGCCCAGGACCATTCTACTAAATATAAAAGTATCAATAAAAAAAAGCATATATTTCCTCGGCCCTCTTACGTGACAAAGTATTACGCAGAAAAAGGAGGAAATGAATAA
- a CDS encoding ABC transporter ATP-binding protein: MTLLQLDNITGGYTRKSVLKNVSFSVNNNEIVGLIGLNGAGKSTTIKHIIGLMEQKEGTITINGIELKNEPDTYRKQFSFIPETPILYEELTLEEHLKLTAMAYGLEESTYEARVADLLKEFRLQKKLGWFPAHFSKGMKQKVMIMSAFLTRPDLYIIDEPFVGLDPLGIQSLLDWMERMKQDGAGILMSTHILATAERYCDSFVILHDGKVRAKGTLTELQQQFEMPSATLDDIYIALTKEEDE, translated from the coding sequence ATGACTTTATTACAATTGGATAATATAACAGGAGGCTACACTAGAAAGTCCGTTTTAAAGAATGTCTCTTTTTCCGTCAACAATAATGAAATTGTTGGTTTAATTGGTTTAAACGGGGCAGGGAAAAGCACGACTATAAAACATATAATTGGCTTAATGGAACAAAAGGAAGGGACCATTACAATTAATGGAATTGAATTAAAAAACGAACCTGATACATACCGTAAGCAGTTTTCATTTATTCCTGAAACCCCTATTTTATATGAGGAATTAACACTAGAAGAGCATTTAAAGCTAACAGCCATGGCATATGGACTAGAAGAATCTACCTACGAAGCCCGAGTAGCTGATTTATTAAAGGAATTTCGTCTGCAAAAAAAACTTGGATGGTTTCCAGCTCACTTTTCCAAAGGTATGAAGCAAAAGGTCATGATTATGAGTGCATTTTTAACACGCCCTGATTTATATATCATTGACGAACCTTTTGTTGGGCTTGATCCTCTAGGAATTCAATCCCTTCTTGATTGGATGGAACGTATGAAACAAGATGGAGCTGGAATCTTAATGTCCACTCATATTTTAGCAACAGCTGAAAGATATTGTGACTCATTTGTGATACTTCATGATGGAAAGGTGAGGGCAAAAGGAACCTTAACAGAACTTCAGCAACAGTTTGAAATGCCTTCAGCTACACTAGATGATATCTATATTGCATTGACAAAGGAAGAAGATGAATGA
- a CDS encoding HAD family hydrolase, producing the protein MIRGIIFDFDGLIVDTESVWFTVYADVLKDYQIELTLNEFSKCIGTSDDVLFKMLQSKTEIELNQQEIKKKTEQLYQLRMEELALREGVLDYLQAAKRLGLRIGLASSSSRQWVVGFLEKFNILSYFEVIKTKEDVQKVKPDPALYSQALEGLNLESEEVIVFEDSLNGLIAATKVNLACIIVPNPVTRELAFSGHAHRLQSMEEQTLEEVIRVVTTKQKVL; encoded by the coding sequence ATGATTAGAGGGATAATTTTTGATTTTGATGGATTAATTGTGGATACAGAGTCTGTATGGTTTACTGTTTATGCCGATGTACTAAAGGACTATCAAATTGAGCTGACTTTAAACGAGTTTTCCAAATGCATTGGTACTTCTGATGATGTTTTGTTCAAAATGTTACAATCGAAAACGGAAATAGAATTAAATCAACAGGAAATAAAGAAAAAAACAGAACAACTCTACCAGCTTCGTATGGAAGAATTAGCCCTAAGAGAAGGGGTATTAGATTATCTTCAAGCTGCAAAAAGGTTAGGGTTAAGAATTGGATTAGCTTCAAGTTCAAGCCGTCAATGGGTAGTAGGTTTTTTAGAAAAGTTTAATATATTATCCTATTTTGAAGTAATAAAAACGAAAGAGGATGTCCAAAAAGTAAAGCCAGATCCAGCATTATATAGCCAAGCGTTAGAAGGTTTAAACTTGGAGTCAGAGGAAGTCATTGTATTTGAAGATTCATTAAATGGTCTGATAGCCGCCACCAAGGTAAATTTAGCTTGTATCATAGTTCCAAATCCAGTAACAAGAGAATTGGCTTTTAGCGGTCATGCTCACCGATTACAATCAATGGAGGAGCAAACGTTAGAAGAAGTAATAAGGGTAGTAACGACAAAACAAAAAGTGTTATAA
- a CDS encoding ATP-binding protein encodes MSLATIIKPLLVNYTIIFSLAINMNLILPFKVRKSPALNIRTFYGLSFGFTALLCMLNPIESLGETNFDLRMVLILVSTLYFGWSVGAITTTAVTIGRYFIGGKFFLVGIVINLTAFIIALIFRKSFMKWEKKYQLSIFIFIPYFLITTLILKISIDGLPIVFYLIYNSIFLFTFMALVYLIEKLTEVNKQIDEAAYFERLQTVGHMAAAFAHELRNPLTTVRGFIQHLSEGSNHKKLPEFSPIILEELDRTNRIITDYLSLAKPGKTKDEVFSIQQTIFETIQLLHPVANFQGVSILFDNHSTDKVLGDKHYFKQCLINILNNAIEAIEEKGEITIQTYRDEHKKTINISVIDNGIGMTADQIEKIGLPYYTTKTKGTGIGSMVVNKIIRDMDGTVRYYSEKGQWTKVVITLPLYQKIENN; translated from the coding sequence TTGTCTTTAGCAACAATTATAAAACCTCTATTAGTAAACTACACAATCATCTTTTCATTAGCGATCAATATGAATTTAATTCTGCCATTCAAAGTACGGAAGTCTCCTGCTTTAAATATAAGGACCTTTTATGGTTTAAGCTTCGGCTTTACTGCCTTACTCTGTATGTTAAACCCCATTGAATCATTAGGGGAAACGAATTTTGACTTAAGGATGGTTTTAATCCTCGTTTCTACCCTTTACTTCGGTTGGTCTGTTGGAGCCATTACAACGACTGCAGTCACGATTGGAAGATACTTCATAGGTGGTAAATTTTTTTTAGTAGGAATCGTCATTAACTTAACTGCTTTCATAATTGCACTTATCTTTCGAAAAAGCTTTATGAAGTGGGAGAAAAAATATCAACTTAGTATTTTTATTTTTATTCCTTACTTTTTAATTACTACTCTTATATTAAAAATTTCAATTGACGGTCTTCCCATTGTTTTTTATTTAATTTACAATTCCATTTTCCTATTTACCTTCATGGCGCTTGTTTATTTAATTGAAAAACTTACGGAAGTAAATAAACAGATTGACGAAGCGGCCTATTTTGAAAGGCTACAAACGGTAGGACATATGGCTGCAGCTTTTGCACATGAATTGCGCAATCCACTAACCACTGTAAGAGGATTTATTCAACACTTGAGTGAAGGGAGCAATCATAAGAAGCTACCTGAGTTTTCTCCCATTATTTTAGAAGAACTTGACCGTACAAATCGTATCATAACAGATTATTTATCGCTCGCAAAACCCGGAAAAACGAAAGATGAAGTATTTAGTATTCAGCAAACGATCTTTGAAACTATTCAATTGCTCCATCCAGTTGCAAATTTCCAAGGTGTGTCAATACTATTTGATAACCATTCAACTGATAAAGTTTTAGGTGATAAACATTATTTTAAGCAATGTCTCATCAACATCCTCAACAATGCTATTGAAGCAATTGAAGAAAAAGGGGAAATTACAATTCAAACGTATAGAGATGAGCACAAAAAGACCATAAACATATCTGTGATAGATAATGGCATTGGGATGACAGCAGATCAAATTGAAAAAATTGGATTACCTTACTATACTACTAAAACAAAAGGTACGGGAATCGGCTCCATGGTGGTTAATAAAATCATTCGTGATATGGATGGAACGGTGCGCTATTATAGTGAAAAAGGCCAATGGACAAAAGTAGTCATTACCTTACCACTCTATCAAAAGATTGAAAACAACTAA
- the liaF gene encoding cell wall-active antibiotics response protein LiaF yields MNKQSIMQAFFLIFLLFIGIVLLLLNVGVISLEIGEVIVELIPYAITLTGLSFLVKSFVRKSSGRLFLGILLTTYGGLIILNSYDLVSFSYTDLLNLWPVLIIFIAIKGIFFRGNNINEADFHKKRVDLTDIDDEVFQKKIKKIKKSKPLPNQHSAFIGDMRFSENNWSVEPMTLSHFIGDVFVDFGKAFIPDGETPINVSHWIGDIKILIPEDVGVEIYAKVNIGDIKLLNLKSNDIKPTMHYRSPDYESAVKKVKLILSLNIGSIRVDKV; encoded by the coding sequence ATGAATAAGCAGTCAATTATGCAAGCATTTTTCTTAATTTTTTTACTCTTTATTGGAATTGTGTTGTTATTATTAAATGTAGGTGTCATTTCCTTGGAAATAGGAGAGGTTATTGTCGAATTAATTCCATATGCCATTACATTGACGGGTCTCTCTTTTCTAGTCAAATCTTTTGTCCGAAAATCAAGCGGAAGGCTATTTTTAGGAATATTATTAACGACTTATGGTGGTTTAATAATATTGAATTCTTACGACTTGGTTTCCTTTTCCTATACGGATTTGTTAAACCTTTGGCCAGTTTTAATTATTTTTATAGCAATAAAAGGGATCTTTTTTAGAGGGAATAATATTAATGAAGCAGATTTCCATAAAAAGAGGGTCGATTTGACGGATATTGACGATGAAGTATTTCAAAAAAAAATAAAAAAAATAAAGAAATCAAAACCGTTACCAAACCAACATAGCGCTTTTATAGGTGACATGAGGTTTAGTGAAAATAATTGGTCAGTTGAACCTATGACTCTCTCTCACTTTATAGGCGATGTATTTGTTGATTTTGGAAAAGCATTTATTCCGGATGGAGAGACACCAATTAACGTAAGTCATTGGATTGGAGATATTAAAATTTTAATCCCAGAAGATGTAGGGGTAGAGATTTACGCAAAGGTTAACATAGGGGATATTAAACTACTTAATTTGAAATCTAACGATATAAAACCAACTATGCATTACCGCTCTCCAGACTATGAAAGTGCAGTAAAAAAAGTCAAATTGATTTTGTCATTAAACATTGGTTCCATTCGAGTTGATAAGGTGTAG
- a CDS encoding ABC transporter permease has protein sequence MKSIDSIWKRRVADYNKELQKYLRYMFNDHLLFVLIFALGAGAYTYNEWVDTLDGSFPAEIIMAMVLGSLLVWSPLYTFLKEADAVYLLPMEEKMRGYFQKSLFLSFLFQTYAPLLVLAALMPMYVQVSGVAFSSFFLIFGAVLLIKGWNIFVKWNVLKSQDSEVAVVDGIIRLLLNITLLFFILERASYLFILILALVYLAYGIYFYRTAKGRTLQWERLIDIEVARLLQFYRLANLFTDVPKLKGKVYRRKWLDPFLQKAKFEQKESFTYLYSRTFYRSSEFLGLFIRLTMISMLLLYVNDWVYFQLFISVLFLYLTGFQLIPLVKKHSYVIWISLYPISMKERRRAFLALIQKLMFIQSALFALIPVLAGQWQNGVLILVVNLVISLMMVSVYIPKRIQKTN, from the coding sequence ATGAAATCAATTGACTCGATTTGGAAGCGAAGAGTAGCAGACTATAATAAAGAATTACAAAAATATTTACGTTATATGTTTAATGATCACTTGTTATTTGTCCTAATCTTTGCACTTGGTGCGGGCGCATATACGTACAATGAGTGGGTCGATACACTGGACGGCTCATTTCCTGCAGAAATCATTATGGCAATGGTATTAGGTTCTCTCTTGGTATGGTCACCGTTGTATACATTTTTAAAAGAAGCTGATGCTGTTTACTTACTACCAATGGAGGAAAAGATGAGGGGGTATTTTCAAAAAAGCTTATTCCTCTCCTTTTTATTTCAAACTTATGCTCCCTTACTAGTGTTAGCGGCATTGATGCCTATGTATGTTCAAGTGTCAGGTGTAGCTTTTTCAAGCTTTTTTCTAATTTTTGGCGCTGTTCTCCTAATTAAAGGTTGGAATATATTCGTCAAGTGGAATGTGCTAAAGTCTCAAGACAGTGAAGTAGCAGTTGTGGATGGAATCATTCGACTACTGTTAAATATTACTTTATTATTTTTCATTTTAGAAAGGGCTTCCTATCTTTTTATTCTCATTTTAGCGCTGGTATATCTTGCTTATGGCATCTATTTTTACAGGACTGCAAAAGGAAGAACATTACAATGGGAAAGATTAATTGATATCGAGGTGGCACGATTATTACAATTTTATCGTTTAGCCAATTTATTTACAGATGTTCCTAAATTAAAAGGAAAGGTTTATCGTCGTAAGTGGCTTGACCCATTCCTTCAGAAGGCAAAGTTCGAACAAAAAGAAAGTTTTACCTATTTGTATTCAAGAACTTTTTACCGAAGTAGCGAGTTTTTGGGATTATTTATAAGGTTAACGATGATTTCTATGTTACTTTTGTATGTGAACGATTGGGTTTATTTTCAACTGTTTATTAGTGTTCTTTTTCTATATTTAACGGGCTTTCAGCTTATTCCTTTAGTAAAGAAACATTCTTATGTAATATGGATTTCCCTCTATCCCATATCGATGAAGGAGCGTCGGCGCGCATTTTTAGCCCTTATCCAAAAACTAATGTTTATCCAATCGGCCTTATTTGCCCTTATCCCAGTTTTAGCCGGACAATGGCAAAATGGTGTATTAATATTAGTGGTTAATTTAGTCATCTCACTGATGATGGTCAGTGTGTATATTCCGAAAAGAATTCAAAAAACGAATTAA
- a CDS encoding M20 family metallopeptidase → MMDTLMELLDKRYDQMIAIRRHLHQHPELSFQEFKTAAYIGDYYQNLGISVRRNVGGNGVVARIKGNKKGKTVALRADFDALPIQDQKDVPYKSTVPGVMHACGHDGHTATLLVLAKAIFELKEQLAGEYVFIHQHAEESSPGGAKAMIEDGCLNDVDVIFGTHLWSTVPVHSILYRSGPIMAAADRFELTIKGSGGHGAQPHKTKDSLLVAAQIVVLFQQIVSRRIDPLDSAVISVGSFIADNAFNVIGDQCKLTGTVRTFNRELQQLIQEEMEHIIRGICLASGCEYTFNYEIGYPAVINSTNQTDYIKEIANELLDVDSSVEITPQMGGEDFAYYLQHVPGCFFFTGAKPEGVEIAYPHHHPRFDINEKAMLVAAKVLGKAAVNYHFDYTHHEKHVNESNV, encoded by the coding sequence ATTATGGATACTTTAATGGAATTATTGGATAAGCGTTATGATCAAATGATTGCCATTCGCCGACACTTACACCAGCATCCAGAGCTTTCATTTCAAGAATTCAAAACAGCTGCCTATATAGGGGACTATTATCAAAACTTAGGTATCTCTGTTAGAAGGAATGTTGGGGGAAATGGAGTAGTTGCACGTATTAAAGGGAACAAGAAAGGTAAGACAGTTGCACTACGTGCTGATTTTGATGCATTGCCAATTCAAGATCAAAAGGATGTTCCTTATAAATCAACCGTTCCCGGTGTCATGCACGCTTGTGGTCATGATGGTCATACTGCAACTCTGTTAGTATTAGCAAAAGCAATTTTCGAACTCAAGGAACAGTTAGCAGGAGAATATGTGTTTATTCATCAACATGCGGAAGAGTCTAGCCCCGGCGGTGCCAAAGCCATGATTGAAGATGGTTGTTTAAATGACGTTGATGTTATTTTCGGAACTCACCTCTGGTCAACAGTTCCTGTTCATTCCATCCTATACCGGTCTGGCCCCATTATGGCTGCTGCAGATCGATTTGAACTTACAATTAAAGGATCCGGAGGACATGGTGCGCAACCTCATAAAACGAAAGATAGCCTTCTCGTCGCCGCCCAAATCGTTGTACTATTCCAACAAATTGTATCGAGAAGAATTGATCCATTAGATTCCGCAGTCATTTCTGTCGGTTCTTTTATTGCTGACAATGCCTTTAACGTCATTGGAGACCAGTGTAAATTAACTGGAACTGTACGTACTTTTAATAGAGAGTTACAACAGCTCATTCAGGAAGAAATGGAGCATATTATTAGAGGGATTTGTCTCGCCTCTGGATGCGAATATACTTTCAACTATGAAATAGGCTACCCGGCAGTAATCAACTCAACCAATCAAACAGACTATATAAAAGAAATAGCTAATGAACTACTTGATGTTGATTCTTCAGTAGAAATCACACCTCAAATGGGAGGAGAAGACTTTGCCTATTATCTTCAACATGTGCCTGGATGCTTTTTCTTTACTGGAGCAAAGCCAGAAGGTGTTGAAATAGCCTACCCCCATCATCACCCGCGTTTTGACATTAACGAGAAAGCCATGCTCGTCGCAGCAAAGGTTTTAGGAAAAGCCGCTGTCAACTACCATTTTGACTACACTCACCATGAAAAACACGTTAATGAATCAAACGTATAA
- a CDS encoding response regulator transcription factor produces the protein MSKVRVMIVDDHEMVRLGIKSYLLTEENIEFLCEGKSGKEAVKLAKQCMPDVILMDLLMEDGTGIEATKEIMSFHPACKIIILTSYYDDKQVFPALEAGAFSYMLKTASATEVTSAIYKAAKGENVIEPKVASKMMNSFRSQSKKPHDSLTEREMDVLKCLGEGMTNQEIGEELFIGIKTVKTHVSNILSKLDVADRTQAAIYANRNNLLHNN, from the coding sequence ATGAGCAAAGTAAGAGTCATGATAGTAGATGATCATGAGATGGTGCGTCTTGGTATTAAGTCTTACTTATTGACAGAGGAAAATATTGAATTTTTATGTGAAGGAAAAAGTGGAAAAGAAGCAGTCAAACTAGCAAAGCAATGCATGCCGGACGTTATACTGATGGATTTATTGATGGAAGATGGAACGGGGATAGAGGCAACGAAGGAGATTATGTCATTTCATCCAGCCTGTAAAATTATTATTCTCACAAGTTATTATGATGATAAACAAGTTTTCCCTGCGCTAGAAGCAGGGGCTTTTAGCTATATGCTTAAAACGGCTAGCGCCACCGAAGTCACTTCTGCAATATATAAAGCGGCCAAAGGAGAAAATGTGATTGAGCCGAAAGTTGCCTCAAAGATGATGAATAGTTTTCGTTCACAAAGTAAAAAGCCTCATGACTCATTGACAGAACGGGAAATGGATGTATTGAAATGTCTTGGGGAAGGGATGACAAATCAAGAAATTGGAGAGGAACTATTTATTGGTATTAAAACGGTTAAAACACATGTGAGTAATATTTTAAGTAAGCTAGATGTAGCGGATCGGACGCAGGCAGCTATATATGCGAATCGAAATAATCTATTACATAATAATTAA
- the hemE gene encoding uroporphyrinogen decarboxylase gives MKKLNDTFLKAARGEKTDYVPVWYMRQAGRSQPEYRAIKEKYSLFEITHQPELCAYVTRLPVEQYDVDAAILYKDIMSPLPAIGVNVEIKSGIGPVIDNPIRSLGDIERLGEITPEEDVPYVLETIKLLTTEQLSVPLIGFAGAPFTLASYMIEGGPSKNYNKTKAFMYAQPKAWYALMDKLAAMTITYVKSQIKAGARAIQIFDSWVGALNVQDYRTFIKPTMERIFTELREENVPLIMFGVGASHLALEWHDLPLDVVGLDWRFSIKEAREKGITKTVQGNLDPAILLSPWEVIEEKAKFILDQGMEQPGYIFNLGHGVFPEVNPDTLKKLTSFVHEYSYQKLKS, from the coding sequence TTGAAGAAGCTAAACGATACGTTTTTAAAAGCAGCAAGAGGAGAGAAAACAGATTATGTACCTGTTTGGTACATGAGGCAAGCAGGACGCTCGCAACCAGAATACCGAGCGATAAAAGAAAAATACTCCTTATTTGAAATTACTCACCAACCTGAGCTCTGCGCATATGTAACGAGACTTCCAGTAGAACAGTATGACGTAGATGCTGCAATTTTATATAAAGATATTATGTCTCCACTACCTGCAATAGGTGTAAATGTGGAAATTAAATCTGGAATTGGCCCTGTCATTGATAATCCTATTCGTTCGTTAGGAGATATTGAAAGACTAGGTGAAATTACACCAGAGGAAGATGTTCCTTATGTGTTGGAAACAATAAAATTATTAACGACTGAACAGTTGTCGGTACCGTTAATTGGCTTTGCAGGCGCGCCATTTACTTTAGCGAGTTATATGATCGAAGGTGGGCCTTCTAAAAATTATAATAAGACAAAAGCATTCATGTATGCACAACCAAAAGCGTGGTATGCCTTAATGGATAAATTAGCGGCAATGACCATTACTTATGTAAAATCTCAGATCAAAGCAGGTGCACGAGCGATACAAATTTTTGATTCTTGGGTCGGTGCGTTGAATGTTCAAGACTATCGTACTTTTATTAAACCAACAATGGAGAGAATCTTTACCGAACTTCGTGAAGAAAATGTACCTTTAATTATGTTTGGTGTTGGTGCAAGTCATTTAGCGTTAGAGTGGCATGACCTTCCTCTTGATGTCGTCGGACTTGATTGGAGATTTTCTATAAAAGAAGCTCGTGAAAAGGGAATTACCAAAACGGTTCAAGGGAATTTAGATCCAGCCATTTTACTCTCTCCATGGGAAGTCATTGAAGAGAAAGCTAAATTTATTCTTGACCAAGGAATGGAACAGCCTGGATATATTTTTAATCTTGGACATGGAGTATTCCCAGAAGTGAACCCGGATACTTTGAAAAAATTAACATCTTTTGTTCATGAATACAGCTATCAAAAGCTGAAATCATAG